A stretch of DNA from Lentibacillus cibarius:
CATGCACCGTTCACAGGCTGAAAACGCCCTCCGGACGGGAATTTATCACGTCAAAAACGAAGCAAAGAACGGCAAACATCGGCAAGTGCCCTTTCCCAAGAAGCGAAGAACGTGCTGACCGAGCGTCTGCGGACGGTGGAACGTGGTGAAAAAATATTTGTGCAACCGACTGAAAAAACCCATCATGCGATCAATCGAATTGAGAAATACCTCGGTCGGCACCGGGAAAACGTCGAGACGCAGGAAGGACGGGAAAGGCGTTCCCATGATGATGGCTATAACAAACTCACGTTTCATGGCCTGCGTTATAACTATGTGCAGGACCGGATGAATCGGGAGATGCTGCATGGCCGTCGTTTCCGGGAAGCAGCAGCTATGGTCACCAAAGAGGTCGGGCATGAGAGGATTAATGTCATAAATACGTATTTGGGAAAAACATAACTCTTGTTAATGTGTTTGGATGGGTTAAGGATGATGAAATAAATGATTGTTTCCCCGCGCGTACGCGCGCGAGATATTTATTTTTATAATACTTTATTACCTTTATTACCTTGTCGGCATTTTTTAGGTTGTCATATCAGAGGGTATAGCGATTTACTGTAATTTTTACCCCCCGATACTGTAATTTTTACCCCCCGATACTGTAATTTTTACCCCCTTTTACCTGTAATATATTGATTTTTACATTATATTAATGTAATTTATTTAAAAGAGGAATTACATATCAGGCGTAGTTAGATATGGAGGTCGTATTTTGGGTAGGAACAGTAAAACTGAACACTTAATTGATTATTCGAACACAATCAAAAAAAGCAATGAGTTATCGATGGCAAAACTGAATCAGGGATTGACATTAAATCAAATGCAGTTGTTGGCTTATGCGATCTTTTCCACACAACAAAATGGAAAAACGGAATTCAGGAAGTATGAATTCCAAGATAAGTTTGGAATAAAAGATTATAAAACAGATGACGCTTATGAGGATAGCGATAAAGTTTCTACTCTTAGATTCAGCACTCAAGATTTAGAAAATGATAAATTCAGCTTTACCAATGTTTTTAGTTCTATTGAATATGAGAATGGTCACTTCACATTTGAATGGAATAAAAAAATGATTCCTTATATTCTGGAGCTGAAAAAGAAGTACGTATTGACGGATTTGACCATTACTTCCAATTTTAAAAGTGGGTTCAGCTGGATTTTATATGATTATTTGAAAGCGCATTATGGTTACTGGCATAAGGAAATATCTAAAGATGCCTTGATGAATTTATTGCAGTAGAGGATAAGAAATCATATCAAAAAAGTACCGCGTTATTTAAAAATGCAGTGTTGAATATTGCTATTAGTGAAATAAACGAATTCACAGAGTTGGAAGCATGGTATACCCAAACGAAAATAGGCAATAAAATAACAGGATTCACGCTGCACTGGTCCACTGACAAACAGGTTGCAGGGGCAACAGATAAACAAATATCCCTATTGCGCGAAATTCATGATGAAGTGGAGAGAAGAATGTTTGATTATCTTGCTTTGGAAAATTCAAAGAACCGGGATATGGCCAGAACATACATCATTAGAATCAAGGACATAGATCGACAGGTAAATGAAACATTAACATCAAAACAAGC
This window harbors:
- a CDS encoding RepB family plasmid replication initiator protein, with the protein product MAVEDKKSYQKSTALFKNAVLNIAISEINEFTELEAWYTQTKIGNKITGFTLHWSTDKQVAGATDKQISLLREIHDEVERRMFDYLALENSKNRDMARTYIIRIKDIDRQVNETLTSKQANEFIQEEKELYGYLQDLLENDGQERDTSVYYNWLEED
- a CDS encoding replication initiation protein: MGRNSKTEHLIDYSNTIKKSNELSMAKLNQGLTLNQMQLLAYAIFSTQQNGKTEFRKYEFQDKFGIKDYKTDDAYEDSDKVSTLRFSTQDLENDKFSFTNVFSSIEYENGHFTFEWNKKMIPYILELKKKYVLTDLTITSNFKSGFSWILYDYLKAHYGYWHKEISKDALMNLLQ